Proteins encoded together in one Lathyrus oleraceus cultivar Zhongwan6 chromosome 5, CAAS_Psat_ZW6_1.0, whole genome shotgun sequence window:
- the LOC127085701 gene encoding uncharacterized protein LOC127085701 has protein sequence MATSFLISNPIPHTHTFTFPSSKAPPYLISPPLLHATYRKPRPATVVTRAGANASSYAFAIAMPLSLLGITVFTALRIGEKLDQDYYEEMAMNEAIMEVDEEEEEDHDDDAETYLQEEPVLPSGRNRPKREA, from the exons ATGGCCACTTCATTTCTCATCTCTAACCCAATTCCTCATACTCACACCTTCACATTCCCTTCCTCGAAGGCCCCACCTTACCTCATCTCTCCGCCTCTTCTCCACGCCACTTACCGGAAACCAAGACCCGCCACGGTGGTCACACGCGCCGGCGCAAACGCCAGTAGCTACGCTTTCGCGATTGCGATGCCTCTTTCTCTCCTCGGTATTACGGTGTTCACTGCGCTCCGAATTGGTGAGAAGCTCGACCAAGATTACTACGAAGAG ATGGCAATGAATGAAGCTATCATGGAAGTTGACGAAGAGGAAGAAGAGGACCACGATGATGATGCCGAAACTTATTTACAAGAAGAACCCGTCCTTCCAAGTGGCCGTAACAGACCAAAAAGAGAAGCTTAA